Proteins from one Impatiens glandulifera chromosome 2, dImpGla2.1, whole genome shotgun sequence genomic window:
- the LOC124924419 gene encoding pathogenesis-related protein PR-4-like, which produces MVRCLILIFSLSVGVSNCRGDAPAGTTSNVRVRATYHFYNPQKVNWDLYAVSAYCSTWDGNKPLSWRMKYGWTAFCGPSGPKGQASCGKCLLVTNTRTGAKRTVRIVDQCSNGGLDLDEGVFRQLDTDGSGIAQGHLIVDYQFVDCGNHLQIYSY; this is translated from the exons ATGGTAAGATGCCTAATACTAATATTTAGCTTAAGCGTGGGCGTGAGTAACTGCCGTGGAGATGCCCCAGCAGGAACCACGTCGAATGTGAGGGTGAGGGCCACTTATCATTTCTATAACCCCCAGAAGGTTAACTGGGACCTTTACGCCGTCAGTGCATATTGCTCGACATGGGACGGGAACAAGCCCCTCTCTTGGAGGATGAAGTATGGTTGGACCGCCTTTTGTGGTCCTTCCGGTCCAAAAGGGCAGGCATCGTGTGGCAAATGTCTCTTG GTGACAAACACACGGACAGGGGCAAAAAGAACTGTAAGGATAGTGGATCAGTGCAGCAACGGAGGGTTGGATTTAGACGAGGGAGTGTTCCGGCAGCTTGACACCGACGGGAGTGGGATTGCCCAGGGTCACCTTATTGTTGATTACCAATTTGTGGATTGTGGCAATCATCTccaaatatattcttattaa